A single genomic interval of Danio aesculapii chromosome 5, fDanAes4.1, whole genome shotgun sequence harbors:
- the si:ch211-117c19.1 gene encoding LOW QUALITY PROTEIN: myogenesis-regulating glycosidase (The sequence of the model RefSeq protein was modified relative to this genomic sequence to represent the inferred CDS: substituted 2 bases at 2 genomic stop codons) — MCSMPKXVCFLLTSXKYFTENCVYKNAVKMYQIVSATVGDIGIGAINRCPPPKKKRVGRPSRPVIKASALGVILVLAAIVAWCYYSASFHKASCLTTERLDLNKDGFAIRNQAGVVIFKMEFRSGTLDLDSCLKEGQILSCDKSNSGNIHFFIEMVKPKDTVVCYRVRWDELNEHGSVQHVMSCGASHWYGGAEMWSQHWPMILKGHHAPKPFITGDIKTNHQAFGGILERYWLSSNATAIKISDSVPFHLGWDETHRTLWFQAQYNDSPYRPDPGNPHRVTLSYRVCVGPDVTSLHKYMVRRYFNKPNKVPSEAVFKQPIWSTGALEEVNQERVLKYAADIQKHGFNCSQLELYDRYPSGYGEFELDPIKFPNASLMFHKLREDGFTVILWTHPFINYNSVNFGVGVERGLFVRVPGSELPALVRWWNGIAGILDFTNPESRDWYALNLCNLKNKYGVESFKFDAGETSYLPQQFSTFVPLHDPSTFTRRYTEMAIPFNDRAELRSGYQSQNISCFFTIVDRDSVWGYTLGLKSIIPTVLSISILGYQFILPDVIGGNAYSNLTGPPDRELYIRWLELSAFMPAMQFSLPPWHFDDEVVNIAKKFTTLHQSLVAPRVLELAGEVLYTGDPIIRPLWWIATDDEAAYKIDSQFLIGDDLLVAPVLEPGKQERDIYLPAGRWRSYKGEYFDKGPMHLTDYPVDLDEVAYFVWAG; from the exons ATGTGCAGTATGCCTAAATAAGTCTGCTTTCTGCTCACAAGTTAGAAATATTTTACAGAGAACTGTGTGTATAAGAATGCTGTGAAGATGTACCAAATCGTATCTGCAACTGTTGGAGATATTGGCATTGGTGCCATAAACCGTTGCCCACCACCTAAGAAGAAGAGAGTTGGCAGACCAAGCCGCCCAGTGATAAAAGCGAGTGCACTAGGAGTCATACTAGTTTTAGCTGCTATAGTGGCATGGTGCTACTACTCTGCCTCTTTTCACAAGGCCAGTTGTCTGACGACTGAACGATTAGACCTTAACAAGGATGGGTTTGCCATCAGAAATCAAGCTGGGGTTGTCATATTTAAAATGGAATTCAG GTCTGGAACCCTAGATCTGGACTCCTGTTTGAAAGAGGGACAGATTCTCAGTTGTGACAAGTCCAATTCAGGGAATATACATTTCTTTATAGAAATGGTGAAGCCTAAGGACACTGTTGTGTGCTATCGTGTCCGCTGGGATGAGTTGAATGAGCATGGGTCTGTACAGCATGTCATGTCCTGCGGTGCATCACATTGGTATGGTGGTGCGGAGATGTGGTCACAGCATTGGCCAATGATTTTGAAAGGACATCATGCCCCCAAACCTTTCATAACAGGTGATATCAAAACAAATCATCAGGCATTTGGTGGCATCTTAGAGCGCTACTGGCTTTCTTCAAATGCTACAGCGATAAAAATTAGCGATTCTGTTCCTTTTCATCTTGGCTGGGATGAAACACACAGAACTCTGTGGTTTCAGGCTCAATACAATGACAGTCCTTACAGGCCAGACCCTGGTAATCCTCATCGTGTGACACTAAGCTACCGTGTATGTGTTGGGCCTGATGTCACTTCTTTACACAAATACATGGTCCGGCGATATTTCAACAAGCCCAATAAGGTTCCATCAGAAGCTGTTTTCAAACAACCAATCTGGTCTACAGGAGCTCTAGAAGAAGTCAACCAAGAAAGAGTTTTGAAATATGCCGCTGATATCCAAAAACATGGCTTTAATTGCAGTCAATTGGAGCTGTATGATAGATATCCCAGTGGCTATGGGGAGTTTGAGTTGGATCCTATTAAGTTTCCCAATGCTTCACTCATGTTTCATAAACTAAGGGAAGATGGCTTCACGGTAATCCTGTGGACGCATCCATTCATCAACTATAATTCTGTCAATTTCGGTGTTGGAGTAGAACGAGGACTGTTTGTACGGGTACCTGGTAGCGAGCTTCCCGCTTTGGTGCGTTGGTGGAATGGTATAGCTGGCATTTTGGATTTCACAAATCCTGAATCTCGAGACTGGTATGCTTTAAATCTCTGCAACCTTAAGAACAAATACGGAGTGGAATCTTTCAAGTTTGATGCAGGAGAAACAAGCTACTTACCTCAGCAGTTCAGTACTTTTGTTCCTTTGCATGATCCAAGTACTTTTACTCGACGCTACACTGAAATGGCCATACCATTCAATGACCGTGCAGAGCTGAGGTCAGGCTATCAATCTCAAAACATCTCCTGCTTTTTCACAATTGTTGACAGAGACTCTGTATGGGGATATACCCTAGGCCTCAAATCTATAATCCCAACTGTACTTAGTATCAGTATTCTAGGCTATCAGTTTATCCTGCCAGATGTAATAGGTGGAAATGCATATTCAAACCTCACTGGACCTCCAGATCGGGAGCTGTACATCCGTTGGCTAGAGCTCTCAGCTTTCATGCCAGCCATGCAGTTTTCGCTTCCACCATGGCACTTTGATGATGAGGTAGTGAATATTGCAAAGAAGTTCACCACTTTACACCAGTCTCTTGTAGCTCCTCGAGTTCTGGAGCTTGCTGGGGAAGTTCTGTACACTGGGGATCCCATCATTCGCCCTCTTTGGTGGATTGCTACAGATGATGAGGCAGCCTACAAAATTGACTCTCAGTTCCTCATAGGAGATGACCTTCTGGTGGCTCCTGTACTTGAACCAGGCAAGCAGGAAAGAGATATATACCTACCCGCGGGTAGATGGAGGAGTTATAAGGGAGAGTATTTTGACAAAGGCCCAATGCACCTTACTGATTACCCAGTAGACTTGGATGAAGTTGCTTACTTTGTGTGGGCAGGGTAA